The Primulina tabacum isolate GXHZ01 chromosome 16, ASM2559414v2, whole genome shotgun sequence genome window below encodes:
- the LOC142528241 gene encoding CBL-interacting protein kinase 2-like: MESKGSVLMKQYEVGKLLGQGTFAKVYHAMNLKTNTNVAVKIVDKKKIYKAGMIDQIQREISVMRLVKHPNIVQLYEVMASKTKIFFVMEYVKGGELFNKVAKGKLKEDAARKYYQQLISAVDFCHSRGVYHRDLKPENLLLDENGNLKVSDFGFSALAESKRQDGLLHTTCGTPAYVAPEVINRRGYDGSKADIWSCGVILYVLLAGYLPFHDSNLMEMYRKIGKAEFKFPNWISPDARKLISKILDPGLNTRISISKIMENLWFRKGFQSKIPWSDAYSNNSNIETEKKTAIDADATSKADIDSLTSLNAFDIISLSTGFDLSGLFEENDNKRDFRFTSDQPAKNIISRMEDLAKRLKLKIMNKNGGLLKFEGSKSGRKGMLSVDAEIFEIAPDFHLVEMRKASGDTLEFQKMMKQDVRPSLKDIVWTWQGNKPHADSQLELSESQPSQVP, encoded by the coding sequence ATGGAAAGTAAAGGAAGTGTGTTGATGAAACAGTACGAGGTAGGGAAATTGCTGGGGCAAGGAACCTTTGCAAAGGTTTATCATGCAATGAACCTCAAAACCAATACGAATGTGGCAGTAAAGATAGTCGACAAAAAGAAGATATACAAGGCTGGAATGATCGATCAAATCCAGCGTGAAATCTCTGTAATGAGACTTGTTAAACACCCCAACATCGTGCAGCTTTACGAGGTAATGGCCAGTAAAACCAAGATATTTTTCGTGATGGAGTATGTTAAAGGAGGTGAACTTTTTAACAAGGTGGCCAAAGGGAAACTGAAAGAAGACGCTGCTAGGAAATATTATCAACAGCTGATTAGTGCTGTAGATTTTTGCCATAGCAGAGGCGTTTATCACCGTGATCTCAAACCCGAGAACCTTCTTTTGGATGAAAATGGGAACTTGAAGGTTTCAGACTTTGGATTCAGCGCTCTTGCAGAATCCAAGCGACAGGATGGATTACTTCACACAACATGTGGGACGCCTGCCTATGTTGCTCCAGAAGTTATTAACAGGAGAGGGTATGATGGATCCAAAGCAGATATCTGGTCATGTGGAGTGATCTTATATGTTCTGTTGGCTGGATATCTCCCTTTCCATGATTCAAATCTAATGGAGATGTACAGGAAAATAGGAAAGGCAGAGTTCAAGTTTCCAAACTGGATCTCTCCCGATGCTCGTAAGCTGATCTCCAAAATACTGGATCCCGGTCTAAACACCAGGATATCTATATCCAAGATAATGGAAAATTTGTGGTTTCGTAAAGGATTCCAATCCAAGATCCCATGGTCTGATGCATACTCCAACAACAGCAATATAGAAACTGAAAAGAAAACAGCCATCGATGCCGATGCAACATCGAAGGCAGATATTGATAGTCTCACTTCCTTGAATGCCTTTGATATAATCTCCCTTTCGACAGGTTTTGATTTGTCGGGCTTATTTGAGGAAAATGATAACAAGAGAGATTTCAGGTTTACGTCCGATCAACCCGCCAAGAACATTATATCAAGGATGGAGGATTTGGCCAAACGGTTGAAGCTGAAGATTATGAATAAGAATGGAGGATTACTAAAATTTGAAGGATCTAAATCCGGAAGAAAAGGGATGCTGTCTGTTGATGCAGAAATTTTTGAGATTGCACCAGATTTTCATTTAGTTGAGATGAGGAAAGCCAGCGGAGACACCTTGGAGTTTCAGAAGATGATGAAGCAGGACGTTAGGCCATCCCTGAAAGACATCGTTTGGACATGGCAGGGCAACAAGCCTCATGCGGATTCGCAACTAGAGCTATCAGAGTCACAGCCATCCCAAGTCCCGTAG
- the LOC142528243 gene encoding transcription repressor OFP1-like translates to MGNYRFRLSDLIPNSWFYKLKETNKARKNQQKSSSSPSSFAVAEPKTHLSDHRKSYHFTRDLTLSSNSPLKPRISDRQCSPVEPPRRSSRRRRRSTKRNRPPQWLLTSSVSADSSCRASLESACTKPPVEPPSPRDIDQTLSSDYDSISPEYGSDRGLTPDTFDGMLSCSTSCRCSVDNETVSEHDHLPPIITKKLQEPTKIPRPSADFSERSAYGSLSVKVMKEDLSSTASTTSSSKDHQNKRITSLVGRHSPKALSPGLRLRTNSPRIGNLRIQARKNTSISSNPSSGSRRSVSNSFAVMKSSKDPRRDFRESMVEMIVENNIRASRDLEELLACYLSLNSHEYHDLIINVFKQIWFEFLHVRLK, encoded by the coding sequence ATGGGCAATTACAGGTTCAGATTGTCTGACTTGATACCAAACTCCTGGTTTTACAAGCTTAAGGAGACTAACAAAGCAAGAAAAAATCAGCAGAAATCATCTTCTTCTCCATCATCTTTCGCAGTTGCAGAGCCCAAAACACATCTTTCTGACCACAGAAAATCTTACCATTTCACAAGGGACCTCACCCTGAGCTCCAATTCACCTCTCAAACCAAGAATTTCGGATAGACAGTGCTCTCCCGTGGAACCGCCGAGAAGATCAtccagaagaagaagaagaagcactAAAAGGAATAGACCGCCACAGTGGTTACTTACTTCCTCAGTTTCCGCTGATTCAAGCTGCCGGGCCTCCCTGGAATCCGCCTGCACTAAGCCTCCAGTAGAGCCCCCGAGTCCCCGTGATATTGATCAAACATTATCCTCTGATTACGATTCCATCTCTCCGGAATATGGCTCAGACCGCGGCCTGACCCCCGACACGTTCGACGGCATGCTTTCCTGTTCAACGTCCTGCAGATGCAGCGTCGACAACGAAACAGTATCTGAGCACGATCATCTCCCTCCCATCATTACCAAGAAATTACAAGAGCCGACCAAGATTCCAAGACCCTCGGCCGATTTTTCGGAGAGAAGTGCGTACGGGTCCCTGTCTGTTAAGGTAATGAAAGAGGACCTCTCAAGCACTGCCAGTACCACCAGTAGCAGCAAAGATCATCAAAACAAGAGAATTACGAGCCTCGTCGGACGACATTCGCCGAAAGCATTGTCACCCGGCCTGAGGCTCCGCACGAACTCTCCAAGAATCGGAAACCTACGGATTCAAGCTAGGAAGAACACAAGTATAAGTTCAAATCCAAGCTCGGGTTCACGTCGAAGTGTCTCGAACAGTTTTGCGGTGATGAAATCTTCCAAAGATCCTCGGAGGGATTTCAGAGAATCAATGGTGGAGATGATCGTGGAGAACAACATCAGAGCTTCCAGGGATTTGGAAGAGCTTCTGGCTTGTTATCTATCGTTGAATTCTCATGAGTATCACGACCTCATCATCAATGTTTTCAAGCAAATTTGGTTCGAGTTTCTCCATGTTCGTCTCAAGTAA
- the LOC142529790 gene encoding serine/threonine/tyrosine-protein kinase HT1 encodes MNCGVKNGGYREEEVEKSGRRSVERISSQNGSTVAPTDLSIDERVLIDAKSLFIGSKIGEGAHGKVYKGRYGDRIVAIKVLNCGNTLEERAVLENRFVREVTMMSKVKHENLVKFIGACKDPIMVIVTELLPEMSLRKYLSSIRPNQLDLHVALSFALDIAQAMDCLHANGIIHRDLKPDNLLLTENQKSVKLADFGLAREESLTEMMTAETGTYRWMAPELYSTVTLRQGEKKHYNNKVDVYSFGIVLWELLTNRMPFEGMSNLQAAYAAAFKQARPTLPEDTPPDLAFIIHSCWVEDPNVRPSFSQIIRMINEFLFTLEPSSPSLPESDSSEAEFTSNGAIIEFSPPAKGKFSFIRQLFAMKKARSSQ; translated from the exons ATGAACTGCGGTGTCAAGAACGGGGGATACAGAGAGGAGGAGGTCGAGAAATCTGGTCGGAGatcagttgaaagaatttcatCACAGAATGGATCAACAGTTGCCCCTACGGATTTATCCATTGATGAAAGAGTGCTAATTGACGCTAAATCCCTGTTTATTGGGTCAAAAATTGGTGAGGGGGCCCATGGAAAAGTTTATAAAGGAAG GTATGGTGACCGAATTGTTGCCATTAAAGTTCTTAATTGTGGCAATACTTTGGAAGAGAGAGCTGTCCTTGAGAATCGCTTTGTTCGGGAAGTCACAATGATGTCTAAAGTAAAGCATGAGAATCTTGTTAAG TTTATTGGAGCGTGTAAAGATCCTATTATGGTGATAGTAACAGAGTTGTTACCTGAAATGTCTCTTCGCAAGTATCTAAGCAGCATACGTCCTAACCAGTTGGACCTGCATGTTGCATTAAGTTTTGCTCTTGATATTGCTCAAGCCATGGATTGTTTACATGCAAATGGCATTATTCATAGAGATTTAAAACCTG ACAATTTGCTGCTCACGGAGAATCAAAAATCTGTGAAGCTTGCTGATTTTGGTCTTGCAAGAGAAGAGTCTCTTACTGAAATGATGACTGCGGAAACTGGAACATACCGCTGGATGGCACCTGAG TTGTACAGTACTGTGACACTTCGACAAGGGGAAAAGAAGCACTACAATAACAAAGTTGATGTTTACAGTTTTGGCATTGTTCTTTGGGAATTGCTGACAAATCGCATGCCATTTGAGGGGATGTCAAATTTGCAGGCCGCATATGCAGCTGCTTTTAAG CAAGCTCGACCTACTCTTCCAGAAGACACTCCACCTGATCTTGCCTTCATAATCCACTCATGCTGGGTTGAGGATCCGAATGTGCGACCCAGCTTCAGCCAGATTATTCGGATGATCAATGAATTTCTCTTTACCCTTGAACCGTCTTCTCCGTCTTTGCCAGAATCCGACTCCTCCGAGGCAGAATTTACAAGCAATGGAGCCATTATTGAGTTTTCTCCCCCAGCAAAAGggaaattttcttttattcGCCAGCTTTTCGCTATGAAAAAGGCCAGAAGTTCGCAGTAG